The region CGGTTCATGGATGCCAATGTAGCACAGTTAGCGGTGCAGGCCGCTTTCCTCGGGCTCGTCGGTGGAGGTGCTGATGACGCTCGCCCGCTCGCCCTTGAAGCGCCGCCATCCGTAGACCGCATAGCCCGACACGGCATAGACCACGAAGAGCGAGAACAGGACGATGGAAGGCGCGATGTTGATGACCGCGATGCCCAGGGCGATCAGGACGATCACCACGAAGGGCACGCTCTTTTTCATCTGCACGTCCTTGAAGCTGTAGAACGGGACGTTGGTGACCATCGTGAGGCCGGCGAAGAGCGCCGCCGCGAAGACGTACCAGGACACCTGCGGGCCCTGGATACCTGCGTCCGTCATGAGCCAGACGAACCCCGCGATGAGCGCCGCCGCGGCCGGCGAAGGCAGCCCCTGGAAATAGCGCTTGTCGACGACCTGGGTGTTCACGTTGAAGCGCGCCAGCCGCATCATGGCGCAGGCGCAATAAACGAAAGCCGCGATCCAGCCCCAGCGTCCGAGATCCTTCAACGACCAGGTGTAGGCGACTAGCGCCGGCGCCGCGCCGAAAGACACCATGTCGGACAGCGAATCCATCTGTTCGCCGAACGCACTCTGGGTGTTGGTCATCCGGGCGACGCGGCCGTCGAGGCTGTCGAGCACCATCGCGCAGAAGATGCCCACCGCCGCCTGGTCGAAGCGCCCGTCCATCGCCATGACGATGCCGTAGAAGCCGCCGAAGAGCGCCGCGAGCGTGAACAGGTTGGGCAGGATGTAGATGCCCTTGCGGCGTTTGCGCACCACGATGCCTTCCGAGGGCGAGTGGTCGTGGGAGTCGTTGCCTTCGTGCATGGCAGCGAGTGTAAGAGATACGGGGGACGTGAAAAAGGCCGCCCGGGGGCGGCCTCTTCTTTGCACGGGTAGCGCTCAGTTGCGGGTCTGGTCGACCAGCTTGTTCTTCTTGATCCAGGGCATCATCGCGCGCAGCTGCTCGCCCACGGTCTCGATCTGGTGGCGGGCCATCAGGTTGCGCTTGGACAGCAGCGTGGGTGCGCCGGCGCGGTTTTCCAGGATGAAGCTCTTGGCATATTCGCCGGACTGGATGTCCTTGAGCACCTGCTTCATGACCTTCTTGGTCTCGTCCGTCACGATGCGCGGACCGGTGACGTACTCGCCGTACTCGGCGTTGTTCGAGATCGAGTAGTTCATGTTGGCGATGCCGCCTTCATAGATCATGTCGACGATCAGCTTCAGCTCGTGCAGGCACTCGAAGTACGCCATCTCGGGCGCGTAGCCGGCTTCCACCAGCGTCTCGAAGCCGGCCTTGATCAGCTCGACGGTGCCGCCGCACAGCACGGCCTGCTCACCGAAGAGGTCGGTCTCGGTCTCTTCGCGGAAGTTCGTCTCGATGATGCCGGCCTTGCCGCCGCCATTGGCCATCGAATAGGACAAAGCGAGGTCGCGCGCCTTGCCGCTCTTGTCCTGGTGCACCGCGACCAGGTGGGGTACGCCGCCGC is a window of Caenimonas aquaedulcis DNA encoding:
- the pssA gene encoding CDP-diacylglycerol--serine O-phosphatidyltransferase — protein: MHEGNDSHDHSPSEGIVVRKRRKGIYILPNLFTLAALFGGFYGIVMAMDGRFDQAAVGIFCAMVLDSLDGRVARMTNTQSAFGEQMDSLSDMVSFGAAPALVAYTWSLKDLGRWGWIAAFVYCACAMMRLARFNVNTQVVDKRYFQGLPSPAAAALIAGFVWLMTDAGIQGPQVSWYVFAAALFAGLTMVTNVPFYSFKDVQMKKSVPFVVIVLIALGIAVINIAPSIVLFSLFVVYAVSGYAVYGWRRFKGERASVISTSTDEPEESGLHR
- the ilvC gene encoding ketol-acid reductoisomerase; translation: MKVYYDKDCDLSLIKGKTVAIIGYGSQGHAHAQNLNDSGVKVVVGLRKGGASWPKVEKAGLKVAEVADAVKSADVVMILLPDEQIAQVYKNDVEPNIKPGASLVFAHGFNVHYGFVTPRADLDVWMVAPKAPGHTVRGTYVQGGGVPHLVAVHQDKSGKARDLALSYSMANGGGKAGIIETNFREETETDLFGEQAVLCGGTVELIKAGFETLVEAGYAPEMAYFECLHELKLIVDMIYEGGIANMNYSISNNAEYGEYVTGPRIVTDETKKVMKQVLKDIQSGEYAKSFILENRAGAPTLLSKRNLMARHQIETVGEQLRAMMPWIKKNKLVDQTRN